A genomic window from Klebsiella quasipneumoniae subsp. quasipneumoniae includes:
- a CDS encoding shikimate dehydrogenase, with translation MAERITGHTELIGLIATPIRHSMSPTMHNEAFAHLGLDYVYLAFEVGNQELKDVVQGFRALKLRGFNVSMPNKTEICQYLDKLSPAAQLVGAVNTVVNDDGVLTGHITDGTGYMRALSEAGIDIIGKKMTVLGAGGAATALCVQAALDGVKAISIFNRRDKFFANAEETVAKIRNNTRCEIHLFDLDDHDKLRAEIDSSVILTNATGVGMKPFEGQMLLPDDSFLRPDLIVSDVVYNPRKTHLLEVAEKKGCRTLNGLGMMLWQGARAFEIWTGKQMPVDYIKSILF, from the coding sequence ATGGCAGAACGTATTACTGGACACACTGAGCTGATTGGTCTGATCGCCACCCCGATTCGCCACAGCATGTCGCCCACCATGCACAACGAGGCTTTCGCCCATCTCGGGCTGGACTACGTCTACCTGGCTTTTGAAGTCGGTAATCAGGAGCTGAAAGACGTTGTGCAGGGCTTCCGGGCTTTGAAGCTGCGCGGCTTTAACGTCTCTATGCCGAACAAAACCGAGATTTGCCAGTATCTTGATAAGCTCTCGCCGGCGGCGCAGCTGGTCGGGGCGGTGAATACCGTGGTCAATGACGACGGCGTACTGACCGGGCATATTACCGACGGCACCGGCTATATGCGCGCCCTTAGCGAAGCGGGTATCGATATTATTGGCAAGAAGATGACCGTGCTCGGCGCCGGCGGCGCGGCGACCGCGCTCTGCGTCCAGGCCGCACTGGATGGCGTGAAGGCGATCTCGATCTTCAACCGTCGCGATAAATTCTTCGCCAACGCTGAAGAAACGGTAGCCAAGATCCGCAACAACACGCGCTGCGAGATCCATCTGTTCGATCTCGACGATCATGACAAACTGCGTGCCGAAATCGACAGCAGCGTGATCCTGACCAATGCCACCGGGGTCGGCATGAAGCCGTTCGAAGGCCAGATGCTGCTCCCGGACGACAGCTTCCTGCGTCCGGACCTGATCGTCTCCGACGTCGTGTACAACCCGCGCAAAACCCACCTGCTGGAAGTGGCTGAGAAAAAAGGCTGCCGTACGCTAAACGGCCTCGGGATGATGCTGTGGCAAGGCGCGCGCGCGTTCGAAATCTGGACGGGTAAACAGATGCCGGTTGATTACATCAAAAGCATCCTGTTCTAA
- a CDS encoding MFS transporter, giving the protein MKNKYVPTAAGLYLNYLIHGMGVLLITLNMAHLQEQWGTDAAGVSVVISSLGIGKLATIVTGFLSDRFGRKPFIYLGILSYLIFFIGILLTKNIYLAYVFGIMAGLANSFLDSGTYPALMESFPHSASRANVLIKAFVSAGQFLLPFIISFLIWANLWFGWSFVIAAALFVVSGLYLLKMPFPDSQAAKKETTPGPQAETSARPQANKLDMVIFTLYGYIGMATFYLVSQWLAQYGQFVVGLPYASAIKLLSIYTVGSLVCVFVTAAFVKEVFSSAVAMIIYTGLSMVSLLLVCLFPTPMMVTGFAFVIGFAAAGGVLQLGATIMAMSFPNGKGKATGIFYTAGSIASFTIPLITAKLSQISIASIMWFDFAIAVIGFVIALYIGYRQLQARAAQKVSPTAVTA; this is encoded by the coding sequence ATGAAAAATAAATACGTCCCTACCGCGGCAGGGCTGTACCTCAACTACCTGATTCATGGCATGGGGGTGCTGCTGATCACCCTCAACATGGCCCATCTCCAGGAGCAGTGGGGAACAGACGCTGCCGGCGTATCAGTGGTGATCTCCTCGTTAGGGATCGGCAAACTGGCGACCATCGTGACCGGCTTTCTGTCGGATCGCTTTGGTCGTAAGCCCTTTATCTATCTGGGGATCCTCAGCTATCTGATCTTTTTTATCGGCATTCTGCTGACCAAAAATATCTATCTGGCCTATGTCTTCGGCATTATGGCGGGCCTGGCGAACAGCTTCCTCGACTCCGGCACCTATCCCGCGCTGATGGAATCTTTCCCGCACTCCGCCAGCCGGGCCAACGTGCTGATCAAAGCCTTCGTCTCCGCCGGACAGTTCCTGCTGCCGTTCATTATCAGTTTCCTGATCTGGGCGAATCTGTGGTTCGGCTGGTCGTTCGTGATTGCGGCGGCGCTGTTTGTTGTGAGCGGCCTCTATTTGCTCAAAATGCCGTTCCCGGATAGCCAGGCGGCGAAAAAAGAGACCACCCCAGGGCCACAGGCGGAAACCTCAGCCCGTCCGCAGGCCAACAAACTGGATATGGTGATCTTCACCCTGTACGGCTATATCGGCATGGCGACCTTCTATCTGGTCAGCCAGTGGCTGGCGCAGTACGGTCAGTTCGTGGTCGGTCTGCCCTATGCCTCGGCGATTAAGCTGCTCAGCATCTATACCGTCGGGTCGCTGGTCTGCGTTTTCGTGACCGCCGCCTTCGTCAAAGAGGTGTTCAGCTCCGCCGTCGCCATGATCATCTATACTGGCCTGTCGATGGTCTCGCTGCTGCTGGTGTGCCTGTTCCCGACGCCGATGATGGTTACCGGCTTCGCCTTTGTCATCGGCTTTGCCGCCGCGGGCGGAGTGCTACAGCTGGGAGCGACGATCATGGCGATGAGCTTCCCGAACGGGAAAGGCAAGGCAACCGGCATCTTCTACACCGCCGGCAGTATCGCCAGCTTCACGATCCCGCTGATCACCGCCAAACTTTCGCAGATCAGTATTGCCAGCATTATGTGGTTTGATTTTGCGATCGCCGTGATCGGCTTTGTGATCGCCCTGTACATCGGCTATCGTCAACTGCAGGCTCGGGCGGCGCAAAAAGTATCACCCACCGCAGTCACCGCCTGA
- the leuD gene encoding 3-isopropylmalate dehydratase small subunit, whose protein sequence is MAEKFTQHTGLVVPLDAANVDTDAIIPKQFLQKVTRTGFGAHLFNDWRFLDDKGQQPNPEFVLNFPEYKGASILLARENFGCGSSREHAPWALTDYGFKVVIAPSFADIFYGNSFNNQLLPVTLSDEQVDELFKLVQAKPGITFEVDLEAQVVKAGDKTYRFKIDDFRRHCMLNGLDSIGLTLQHEAAISDYEHKLPAFMN, encoded by the coding sequence ATGGCAGAGAAATTTACCCAACATACCGGCCTGGTGGTTCCGCTGGATGCTGCAAACGTCGATACCGACGCGATCATTCCCAAGCAGTTTCTGCAGAAAGTGACCCGCACCGGCTTTGGCGCGCACCTGTTCAACGACTGGCGCTTCCTCGACGATAAAGGTCAACAGCCGAACCCGGAGTTCGTGCTGAACTTTCCTGAGTACAAAGGCGCATCTATCCTGCTGGCGCGGGAAAACTTCGGCTGTGGCTCCTCGCGCGAGCATGCGCCGTGGGCGCTGACCGATTACGGTTTTAAAGTCGTTATCGCCCCAAGCTTTGCCGATATTTTCTATGGCAACAGCTTCAACAACCAGCTGCTGCCGGTGACGTTGAGCGATGAGCAGGTCGACGAGCTGTTCAAACTGGTGCAGGCCAAACCGGGCATTACGTTTGAAGTGGACCTGGAAGCGCAGGTGGTTAAAGCGGGGGATAAAACCTACAGGTTTAAGATTGACGATTTCCGTCGCCACTGCATGCTCAATGGCCTGGATAGCATCGGCCTGACGCTGCAACATGAAGCGGCTATTTCCGACTATGAGCACAAGCTGCCAGCGTTTATGAATTAA
- a CDS encoding FAD-dependent oxidoreductase, translated as MSHYPHLFSPLTINGMTLKNRIIMPPMGTNMATLNGEVSQEQLEYYELRAKGGTGLITIENICIDFPFASNGTTQLRIDNDQYIPRLFKLTETLHKHGACVSIQLNHAGASAYAYRLEGQTPLSSSTTPSKKHGNIPRPMTHEEIYHAVEKFGDAAERVRRAGFDCVEIHAGHSYLISQFLSPLFNKRTDEFGGSVENRTRILSLIVDKVRACVGPRFPVSLRISADDFLKGGNTLEDSLRILELCQEKVDIINVSAAQNDNLNLQIDQMSLEDGWKRYLSRAVRDKFHKPTVIAGNIRTPQVAEDILASGDADLIAIGRGLIAEPEWVQKVQSGKERLMRKCISCNIGCADHRIARSRPLRCSINPDIIHGDTYKTRRVNRETNVVVIGAGTAGMEAACTAAEVGCHTWLLEAKNHVGGLASDIARLPEKKRIADFPQFMKNRIAALDNLMLQVGKRADVASVSALRPHLIVNATGSTPLLPPIAGLRENIDAEEGKVFSITGMIGNLAKFTHVEGKRIAVVGAGAVGLDVIEYFTARGAQAVLIEMQDAAGRDLDIITRNAMLTMLDEHQVEQHMNTQLMAVAADHFQVKNTQHTFDIPFDYGFVCLGMRANRTGLDEIERWANANNVKIMNIGDSVMARRIIDGIREGRNVLDTLEDMGALGSREAQRIPFLTY; from the coding sequence ATGAGCCACTATCCGCACCTTTTCAGTCCGTTGACCATCAACGGCATGACGCTAAAAAACCGCATTATTATGCCCCCGATGGGCACCAATATGGCCACGCTCAATGGCGAGGTCTCGCAGGAACAGCTGGAATACTACGAACTGCGGGCCAAAGGCGGCACCGGGCTTATCACCATCGAAAACATCTGTATTGATTTCCCTTTCGCCTCCAACGGCACCACCCAGCTGCGGATCGATAACGATCAATATATCCCACGGCTGTTTAAATTAACCGAGACCCTGCATAAACATGGCGCTTGCGTATCCATTCAGTTAAATCACGCAGGCGCTTCGGCTTATGCCTACCGCCTCGAAGGTCAGACACCGCTCTCCTCCTCGACGACGCCCTCGAAAAAGCACGGTAATATTCCGCGGCCAATGACCCATGAGGAAATTTATCACGCGGTGGAAAAATTCGGTGACGCCGCAGAGCGCGTTCGTCGCGCGGGTTTTGACTGCGTCGAAATTCATGCCGGCCACTCCTATTTAATTAGCCAGTTTTTATCGCCGTTATTTAACAAGCGCACCGATGAATTTGGCGGCAGCGTCGAAAACCGCACCCGGATATTAAGTCTGATTGTCGATAAAGTTCGCGCCTGCGTCGGGCCGCGTTTTCCGGTCAGCCTGCGCATTAGCGCCGACGACTTCCTCAAGGGCGGCAATACCCTCGAAGATTCTCTGCGCATCCTTGAGCTTTGCCAGGAGAAGGTCGATATCATCAACGTCTCGGCGGCGCAGAACGACAACCTGAATCTGCAAATCGACCAGATGTCGCTGGAGGATGGCTGGAAGCGTTATCTCTCCCGCGCGGTGCGCGATAAATTCCATAAGCCCACGGTCATCGCCGGCAATATCCGTACCCCGCAGGTGGCCGAGGATATCCTCGCCAGCGGCGATGCCGATCTCATTGCCATTGGTCGCGGTCTGATTGCCGAGCCGGAGTGGGTGCAGAAGGTGCAAAGCGGTAAAGAACGCCTGATGCGCAAATGCATCTCCTGCAACATCGGCTGCGCCGACCATCGCATCGCCCGCTCGCGCCCGCTGCGCTGTTCAATTAACCCGGACATCATTCACGGCGATACCTACAAAACGCGGCGCGTTAATCGCGAAACGAACGTGGTCGTCATCGGCGCCGGCACTGCCGGGATGGAGGCCGCCTGCACCGCGGCGGAAGTCGGCTGCCACACCTGGCTGCTGGAGGCGAAAAATCACGTCGGCGGTCTCGCCAGCGATATCGCCCGTCTGCCGGAGAAAAAACGCATCGCGGATTTCCCGCAGTTTATGAAAAACCGCATCGCCGCGCTGGATAACCTGATGCTGCAGGTCGGCAAACGGGCAGACGTGGCCTCGGTTTCCGCCCTGCGTCCGCATCTGATCGTCAATGCCACCGGCTCAACCCCCCTGCTGCCGCCTATTGCAGGACTGCGGGAGAATATTGACGCCGAGGAAGGCAAGGTCTTTTCCATTACCGGCATGATCGGCAATCTGGCGAAATTTACCCATGTCGAGGGCAAACGCATCGCCGTTGTCGGCGCGGGCGCCGTTGGCCTTGACGTCATCGAATACTTTACCGCTCGCGGCGCGCAAGCGGTATTAATCGAAATGCAGGACGCCGCCGGTCGCGATCTCGACATCATTACCAGGAATGCCATGTTGACCATGCTCGACGAGCACCAGGTCGAACAGCACATGAATACGCAACTGATGGCGGTGGCTGCCGACCATTTCCAGGTGAAAAATACACAGCATACCTTCGATATCCCCTTCGACTACGGCTTTGTCTGCCTGGGGATGCGCGCCAACCGGACGGGTCTCGACGAGATCGAGCGCTGGGCCAATGCCAATAACGTCAAAATCATGAATATCGGCGACAGCGTGATGGCGCGACGCATTATCGACGGCATCCGCGAAGGCCGCAACGTGCTGGACACCCTCGAAGACATGGGTGCGCTGGGCAGCCGCGAAGCACAACGAATTCCCTTTCTAACTTATTGA